GCGGCTGCATTCAGGAATTGATTACTGTTCACCGATGGAATACGAGCAATTAGCAGCATGAAAAATCATGTGTCCGTTTTATCGGGGGAAGATCATTGTCTTTTAAGCCGTATCCTGGGTATCCATCTGATAAGTCACCCAATGGGTTTTGCTGGCCAGCTTGTCGTACACCGAGCGGGCGCGGTAGTTGTTGTCGGCGGTGATCCATTTGATATTGGGCCAGCCGTTGGCTTTGCCCGCCTCGGTAAGCGCCTCAAACAGGGCATCTACCGTACCCTGTCCGCGGCTGTCCGGGCTGACAAACAGATCGTCGAGGAAGCCGACCATTCGGCCCCGCAGCGGGGATGGCATGGCTCGGTAGTGCATTAACCCCAGGGCCTTGCCTTCGTTGTCTTTGGCCAGCAGACAATAGAAGGGCATCTCGGCATCGAAAATCCACGACCAGACATTATCGAGAATCTCCTGGTTCATGGGCATCTCATAAAACTCGGCATAGCCGTAGTAAAGAGTCTGCCATTGCTGGCGGTCTTCGAGAGTGGCGGGGGAAACGGTGACCTGCATAAGAACTCCTTTCAAATAAGCGGGTGAAAGCTTGTTAGTCATTTTAAGGCAACGGCGAAGTAATCAGCGTTGCCTGAATCAATAAACCGGTGATGGCAATACAGTGTTGCCTGTTAAACCCTGTCAGGGTGGTTAAGGGTAGCGGCCGACAGGGACGTTTTCGCCAGCCCATTGCTATCGAAATTGTCGAGGGACAGCCAGTCTTGC
The sequence above is drawn from the Aestuariirhabdus haliotis genome and encodes:
- a CDS encoding GNAT family N-acetyltransferase, whose protein sequence is MQVTVSPATLEDRQQWQTLYYGYAEFYEMPMNQEILDNVWSWIFDAEMPFYCLLAKDNEGKALGLMHYRAMPSPLRGRMVGFLDDLFVSPDSRGQGTVDALFEALTEAGKANGWPNIKWITADNNYRARSVYDKLASKTHWVTYQMDTQDTA